A DNA window from Argiope bruennichi chromosome X2, qqArgBrue1.1, whole genome shotgun sequence contains the following coding sequences:
- the LOC129960631 gene encoding uncharacterized protein LOC129960631 has product MENPLHTQNALSLKELTRRNAAILLWQQNIHLLPKFHLGKEYLELTTKDWNRLINKVKNKIPELQLVRSEAKEVELFIKPICFEIVKWVSYNDFNFFQNCADFVYCLDVLSWSSEGTINYKKTAENLVRLKPFDRRFLYEYACEFCLEDEVEITWKNLSDEEKAMYSEKMQSRTPQGQILHHWTKHFDYEMETHDMIFSACYDAATKGNLVATQYFFPKLENDQRKLTVQVLPGLADGYSFSLPIEPVYCSLGHNRDILDYLLTRLTFEEFMEFFETHYQDILSCYTDWNRQNKFFKILEKVRSSLPPEFYADLLSSIVGNMDTPVYNYQSFFREFFLKSPLADGTLDLKTQCPQTFYFSDLFLAGDIENIVFVLRNLSSATKEQLFTSDSGLYICLALIFKDEWALLQLFITECKLSIDVRSEIPEKFQLYITEKNYHKQIIILDTKLERFFNMLLPTEEIDHSKQKSEEEKESPK; this is encoded by the coding sequence ATGGAGAACCCATTGCATACACAGAATGCGTTATCTCTTAAAGAACTTACACGGCGTAACGCTGCCATACTTTTATGGCAACAAAACATCCACTTATTACCAAAGTTCCATCTTGGGAAGGAATATTTGGAATTGACAACGAAAGATTGgaatagattaataaataaagtgaagAATAAGATACCTGAGCTTCAGTTAGTTCGATCCGAAGCAAAAGAAGTGGAACTTTTTATAAAACCCATTTGCTTCGAAATAGTAAAATGGGTGAGTTAtaatgactttaatttttttcaaaactgtgcaGATTTTGTTTATTGTTTGGATGTGCTTAGTTGGTCCTCAGAAGGAACTATTAACTATAAGAAAACAGCCGAAAACTTAGTGCGGTTGAAGCCATTTGACCGTCGTTTCCTTTACGAATATGCTTGCGAGTTTTGTTTGGAAGATGAGGTTGAAATCACATGGAAAAATTTAAGTGATGAAGAAAAGGCTATGTATAGTGAAAAAATGCAATCTAGAACCCCTCAAGGCCAGATACTTCACCACTGGACTAAACATTTCGATTATGAAATGGAAACGCATGATATGATTTTCTCCGCCTGCTATGATGCTGCTACGAAAGGTAATCTTGTAGCTACacagtatttttttccaaaattagagaATGACCAAAGAAAATTAACTGTTCAAGTTCTCCCAGGCTTGGCAGATGGATATAGTTTTAGCCTTCCCATTGAACCTGTTTATTGTTCACTTGGACATAATCGGGATATTTTAGACTATTTATTAACTCGGTTGACTTTTGAAGAATTTATGGAGTTTTTTGAAACACATTACCAAGATATTCTTAGCTGTTACACAGATTGGAATCGACAGaataagttctttaaaattttggaaaaagtaaGGTCTTCACTTCCACCGGAGTTTTACGCTGATTTATTATCCTCAATAGTTGGCAATATGGATACACCAGTGTATAACTATCAAAGttttttcagagaattttttttaaagagtccATTGGCAGATGGAACGTTGGATTTAAAGACACAATGTCCGCAGACCTTTTATTTTTCCGACCTTTTTCTTGCTGGTGACATTGAAAACATTGTGTTTGTTCTTAGAAATTTGAGCTCCGCTACGAAAGAGCAACTTTTCACTAGTGATTCGGGGCTTTACATTTGTCTTGCTCTAATATTCAAGGATGAATGGGCTTTACTTCAGTTATTTATCACAGAATGTAAGTTATCTATAGATGTTAGATCAGAAATTCccgaaaaatttcaattatatattactgaaaaaaattaccataaacaaataataattttagatactaaattggAGAGATTCTTTAATATGCTATTACCGACTGAGGAAATTGATCACAGTAAGCAAAAATCGGAGGAAGAAAAAGAGAGTCCAAAATAA
- the LOC129960454 gene encoding uncharacterized protein LOC129960454 isoform X1, whose amino-acid sequence MIETVSSTLNPSADIFVPGKISNLKDVMNSDEMKNISAPFWTISKTKGIKNYTVNQMKEIAKQLVKDYLAEKRNRGEKTITKQEIIKIFERVILTSSCKVNPKIIPIEDHLSTFPEVGKLKYMGVDIEAINYCTGKSCTFDLSVFKPPKPSIFLSSLYGLYRHEQATRPLLSLTLPPRNLEDNLWSVTPKDLSLWNPNCDEPCRCPPMFGYCMPPSVLGNLFNLDHNCSKEGIHFCRYPPSSNGNESILFDTKPDCPVEMELLEDCTENESKGELNLESCLEQLKTIVSGICDLISAETTKKPETSFIDIDEVTEDYKVKFWDTDPSKFVRTDEILEDDNCHPLLEMDYPEANEGVTAEIEEMIRRCFSPDSKRNSAKQSEVDEGINTSFCDPPCSVWCHDSPKIERQDSISSSVSANIGLLTDTTDFLLNACKGTITPNGETGLESHFHKRIFKRSFSANDCDLSYEERYKINSTVPHSATSSREDLEFLRRDPINFFKNLRKGDSWKDSDSGIVSHWSSQEDIDIYSDMRGDGSYFEHDHAPMWSLFSSEDSLWKPLPECSQDQHSKLMPKRVRDLRRQRSMN is encoded by the exons ATGATTGAAACCGTAAGTTCCACTTTGAATCCATCGGCAGATATTTTTGTTCCTGGCAAAATTTCTAACTTAAAAGATGTAATGAACAgtgatgaaatgaaaaatatttctgctccTTTTTGGACAATTTCTAAAACAAAGGGTATTAAGAACTACACagtaaatcaaatgaaagaaattgctAAGCAGCTGGTTAAAGATTATTTGGCTGAAAAGAGAAATCGAGGAGAGAAAACAATCACGaagcaagaaataattaaaatctttgaaagagTGATATTAACTAGCAGTTGTAAAGTTAATCCCAAGATCATACCCATTGAGGATCATCTCTCAACGTTTCCCGAAGTGGGAAAATTGAAGTACATGGGAGTGGACATCGAAGCAATCAATTATTGTACAGGGAAATCGTGTACTTTTGACTTGTCCGTCTTTAAACCACCGAAGCCTTCCATATTTCTTTCCTCCCTCTATGGATTGTATCGCCACGAGCAAGCTACTCGACCACTGCTTTCGTTAACTTTGCCACCAAGAAATTTAGAAGACAATTTGTGGTCTGTAACTCCAAAAGATCTAAGTTTATGGAATCCGAATTGTGATGAACCATGTAGATGTCCTCCCATGTTTGGATATTGTATGCCTCCGAGCGTTTTGGGCAATCTTTTCAATTTAGATCATAATTGCTCAAAAGAAGGAATACACTTCTGTCGATATCCTCCTTCTTCAAATGGAAATGAAAGCATATTATTTGACACGAAGCCTGACTGTCCCGTAGAAATGGAGCTACTCGAGGACTGTACCGAAAATGAAAGCAAGGGAGAACTTAATCTGGAGTCTTGTTTGGAACAGCTAAAAACTATTGTTTCTGGTATATGCGATTTGATTTCAGCTGAAACTACAAAGAAGCCAGAGACTTCATTTATAGATATCGATGAAGTAACTGAAGATTATAAGGTCAAGTTTTGGGACACTGATCCATCAAAATTC GTACGTACAGATGAAATTCTGGAAGACGATAACTGTCACCCTCTATTAGAAATGGACTATCCTGAAGCAAACGAAG gaGTAACTGCAGAAATAGAAGAAATGATCCGAAGATGCTTTTCGCCCGACAGCAAGAGGAATAGTGCTAAGCAGTCTGAAGTCGATGAAGGAATTAACACGAGTTTCTGCGATCCTCCGTGTAGTGTCTGGTGTCACGACAGCCCGAAAATCGAGAGACAGGATTCTATCTCAAGCAGTGTAAGTGCCAATATCGGCCTACTTACCGATACAACAGATTTTTTATTGAACGCGTGTAAAGGGACAATAACTCCAAATGGAGAAACGGGCTTAGAGTCTCATTTCCACAAGCGAATTTTCAAGAGATCTTTCTCCGCTAACGACTGTGATCTTTCATACGAAGAAAGgtacaaaataaattctacagTGCCACACTCAGCTACGTCTTCCAGGGAAGATCTTGAATTTTTGAGAAGGGatcccattaatttttttaaaaatctgcgaAAAGGCGACTCCTGGAAGGACAGTGACAGTGGTATAGTTTCTCACTGGTCATCTCAAGAGGATATCGACATTTATTCAGACATGAGAGGAGATGGATCTTATTTTGAACATGATCATGCTCCTATGTGGTCTCTCTTCAGTTCAGAAGACAGCCTTTGGAAACCTTTACCTGAATGCTCCCAAGATCAGCATTCCAAACTTATGCCCAAAAGAG tgcGTGATCTACGACGTCAAAGATCAATGAACTGA
- the LOC129960454 gene encoding uncharacterized protein LOC129960454 isoform X2, with product MIETVSSTLNPSADIFVPGKISNLKDVMNSDEMKNISAPFWTISKTKGIKNYTVNQMKEIAKQLVKDYLAEKRNRGEKTITKQEIIKIFERVILTSSCKVNPKIIPIEDHLSTFPEVGKLKYMGVDIEAINYCTGKSCTFDLSVFKPPKPSIFLSSLYGLYRHEQATRPLLSLTLPPRNLEDNLWSVTPKDLSLWNPNCDEPCRCPPMFGYCMPPSVLGNLFNLDHNCSKEGIHFCRYPPSSNGNESILFDTKPDCPVEMELLEDCTENESKGELNLESCLEQLKTIVSGICDLISAETTKKPETSFIDIDEVTEDYKVKFWDTDPSKFVRTDEILEDDNCHPLLEMDYPEANEGVTAEIEEMIRRCFSPDSKRNSAKQSEVDEGINTSFCDPPCSVWCHDSPKIERQDSISSSCVIYDVKDQ from the exons ATGATTGAAACCGTAAGTTCCACTTTGAATCCATCGGCAGATATTTTTGTTCCTGGCAAAATTTCTAACTTAAAAGATGTAATGAACAgtgatgaaatgaaaaatatttctgctccTTTTTGGACAATTTCTAAAACAAAGGGTATTAAGAACTACACagtaaatcaaatgaaagaaattgctAAGCAGCTGGTTAAAGATTATTTGGCTGAAAAGAGAAATCGAGGAGAGAAAACAATCACGaagcaagaaataattaaaatctttgaaagagTGATATTAACTAGCAGTTGTAAAGTTAATCCCAAGATCATACCCATTGAGGATCATCTCTCAACGTTTCCCGAAGTGGGAAAATTGAAGTACATGGGAGTGGACATCGAAGCAATCAATTATTGTACAGGGAAATCGTGTACTTTTGACTTGTCCGTCTTTAAACCACCGAAGCCTTCCATATTTCTTTCCTCCCTCTATGGATTGTATCGCCACGAGCAAGCTACTCGACCACTGCTTTCGTTAACTTTGCCACCAAGAAATTTAGAAGACAATTTGTGGTCTGTAACTCCAAAAGATCTAAGTTTATGGAATCCGAATTGTGATGAACCATGTAGATGTCCTCCCATGTTTGGATATTGTATGCCTCCGAGCGTTTTGGGCAATCTTTTCAATTTAGATCATAATTGCTCAAAAGAAGGAATACACTTCTGTCGATATCCTCCTTCTTCAAATGGAAATGAAAGCATATTATTTGACACGAAGCCTGACTGTCCCGTAGAAATGGAGCTACTCGAGGACTGTACCGAAAATGAAAGCAAGGGAGAACTTAATCTGGAGTCTTGTTTGGAACAGCTAAAAACTATTGTTTCTGGTATATGCGATTTGATTTCAGCTGAAACTACAAAGAAGCCAGAGACTTCATTTATAGATATCGATGAAGTAACTGAAGATTATAAGGTCAAGTTTTGGGACACTGATCCATCAAAATTC GTACGTACAGATGAAATTCTGGAAGACGATAACTGTCACCCTCTATTAGAAATGGACTATCCTGAAGCAAACGAAG gaGTAACTGCAGAAATAGAAGAAATGATCCGAAGATGCTTTTCGCCCGACAGCAAGAGGAATAGTGCTAAGCAGTCTGAAGTCGATGAAGGAATTAACACGAGTTTCTGCGATCCTCCGTGTAGTGTCTGGTGTCACGACAGCCCGAAAATCGAGAGACAGGATTCTATCTCAAGCAGT tgcGTGATCTACGACGTCAAAGATCAATGA